One segment of Nitrospiria bacterium DNA contains the following:
- a CDS encoding MarC family protein: protein MSSISSFFITAFISLFAIIDATGNVPMFLSITPHNTPVERVKMAGKAAVSVFIILTVFALLGNRIFQFFGITIDAFRIAGGLILLKISLDMVEAKSLRTRHTPEEDQEGLAKEDVAIIPLAMPMLSGPGAISTVIVLTAQATSVPLMGVLLAAVGLNAGFVYLVLRSSTRVVALFRETGMRILTRILGIVLASIAIQFILTGLRSYISAAR, encoded by the coding sequence CATCCATTTCGTCTTTTTTTATTACAGCGTTCATATCCTTGTTCGCAATCATCGACGCGACCGGAAATGTGCCCATGTTCCTTTCGATCACTCCCCACAACACCCCTGTCGAACGCGTGAAAATGGCGGGAAAGGCCGCGGTTTCGGTGTTCATCATCCTGACGGTTTTCGCACTCCTGGGCAATCGGATTTTTCAATTCTTCGGCATCACCATCGACGCTTTCCGCATCGCCGGCGGACTCATCCTGCTGAAGATTTCGCTGGACATGGTGGAGGCTAAAAGTCTCCGGACGCGCCACACACCCGAAGAAGATCAGGAAGGTCTGGCCAAAGAAGACGTCGCGATTATTCCGTTGGCCATGCCGATGCTAAGCGGCCCGGGTGCGATTTCGACCGTCATCGTCCTCACGGCTCAAGCCACCTCCGTTCCTCTGATGGGCGTTCTGCTGGCGGCAGTCGGGTTGAACGCCGGTTTCGTTTATTTGGTTCTGAGGAGCTCGACCCGTGTCGTTGCCCTTTTTAGAGAAACCGGCATGCGGATCTTGACACGGATCCTCGGCATCGTCTTAGC